The proteins below come from a single Sphingomonas carotinifaciens genomic window:
- a CDS encoding class I SAM-dependent methyltransferase, producing the protein MNAPAIFDRAARRRRRDRAASHFAEYDFLRAAMLDGIAERLGSVKRSFEAVLDLGCFDAGFAAPPGARVVRVDPGFAFARAARGVQADEDHLPFADASFDLVVSAGVLDQLDDLPGALTLIRRVLRPDGLFLGAFTGAGSLPRLRAALRAGEAERPVARLHPQVDVRSAGDLLMRAGFALPVADIETLDVGYRDIGRLMDDLRGMAASNVLADRRAITRTALAATAAAFAADAGDNGRTVERFGIVFLTGWAPDPSQPLPARRGSATTSLAQALKPPG; encoded by the coding sequence GTGAACGCTCCTGCCATCTTCGACCGCGCGGCGCGCCGCCGCCGCCGCGACCGCGCCGCATCCCATTTCGCCGAATACGACTTTCTGCGCGCCGCCATGCTCGACGGCATCGCCGAGCGCTTGGGCTCGGTAAAGCGGTCTTTCGAGGCGGTTCTCGATCTCGGCTGTTTCGATGCCGGCTTTGCGGCCCCGCCCGGCGCTCGCGTCGTTCGCGTCGATCCCGGCTTCGCCTTTGCCCGCGCCGCCCGCGGCGTGCAGGCGGACGAGGATCACCTGCCCTTTGCCGACGCCTCCTTCGATCTGGTGGTCAGCGCCGGCGTCCTCGACCAGCTGGACGACCTGCCCGGCGCACTCACCCTGATCCGCCGCGTGCTACGCCCCGACGGACTGTTCCTCGGCGCCTTCACCGGCGCGGGCAGCCTGCCCCGCCTGCGCGCCGCCCTGCGCGCCGGTGAGGCGGAGCGTCCCGTCGCTCGCCTCCACCCCCAGGTCGATGTGCGATCCGCCGGCGACCTGCTGATGCGCGCCGGCTTTGCGTTGCCCGTCGCCGATATCGAGACGCTCGATGTCGGCTACCGCGACATCGGCCGCCTGATGGACGATCTGCGGGGCATGGCGGCGTCCAACGTGCTGGCCGACCGGCGCGCGATCACCCGCACCGCGCTCGCCGCCACTGCCGCCGCCTTTGCCGCGGATGCCGGCGACAATGGCCGCACCGTGGAGCGGTTCGGGATCGTCTTCCTGACCGGCTGGGCGCCCGATCCCTCGCAACCGCTGCCCGCCCGCCGCGGCAGCGCCACCACCTCGCTCGCCCAGGCGCTCAAGCCCCCCGGCTGA
- a CDS encoding MipA/OmpV family protein produces the protein MRGMALMVAALLAVPVAAQESRPEAAPARIPPAQPEGWSITIGAAPVLSPAWLGSRDVSLSVFPDLRINYRDVLFASVPDGIGWNAVNGGGWRAGPLVKIRFGRDERDGGSPFLIAGGSDALVGMGNVKAAGEAGGFVEKAFGPARQWSLRGEVRRGFGGHQGVVADIGGSYRARLGRSIVRFGPRATLASADFMQTYFGVDAGQSLRTGLARYDADGGVLSYGVGGSMVHPLDRRSAITVFGSLERLGEAAGDSPLVRERGRRAQFTLGVGYGFRFGL, from the coding sequence ATGCGTGGAATGGCGTTGATGGTGGCGGCGTTGCTGGCCGTGCCGGTGGCGGCGCAGGAGTCGCGACCGGAGGCGGCACCGGCGCGGATACCGCCGGCGCAGCCCGAGGGGTGGAGCATCACGATCGGCGCGGCGCCGGTGTTGAGCCCGGCGTGGCTGGGATCACGAGACGTGTCGCTGTCGGTGTTTCCGGACCTGCGGATCAATTACCGGGACGTGCTGTTCGCCTCCGTGCCCGACGGGATCGGGTGGAATGCGGTGAACGGCGGCGGGTGGCGTGCAGGGCCGCTGGTCAAGATCCGGTTCGGGCGTGACGAGCGCGATGGCGGATCGCCCTTCCTGATCGCGGGCGGGAGCGACGCGCTGGTCGGCATGGGCAATGTGAAGGCGGCGGGCGAGGCGGGCGGCTTCGTCGAAAAGGCGTTCGGCCCGGCGCGGCAGTGGAGCCTGCGCGGCGAGGTGCGGCGGGGTTTTGGCGGGCATCAGGGGGTGGTGGCCGATATCGGCGGCAGCTACCGCGCGCGGCTGGGGCGCAGCATCGTGCGGTTCGGGCCGCGCGCGACGCTCGCCAGCGCGGATTTCATGCAAACCTATTTCGGGGTGGATGCGGGCCAGTCGCTGCGCACCGGGCTGGCGCGATACGATGCGGATGGCGGCGTGCTGTCCTACGGCGTCGGCGGGTCGATGGTGCATCCGCTGGACCGGCGCAGCGCGATCACCGTGTTCGGCAGCCTGGAACGGCTGGGCGAGGCCGCGGGCGACTCGCCGCTGGTCCGCGAACGGGGGCGCCGGGCGCAGTTCACGCTGGGCGTGGGATACGGCTTCCGGTTCGGTCTATAG
- a CDS encoding ComF family protein, producing MGWWGKTWRRTGALVVSWALPPRCPACGVVVEADHRLCTACWSGLRFLGAPACAGCDRPFSHDRGAGARCASCIARPPRLAGVRAVVAYGPVSRMLPVKLKHGGRIGLAETMARLMLARMPAGAEVLIPVPLHRWRLWSRGFNQAALLGQALSRLTGVAHESGVLVRWRRTPLLRGLGGKARARVTRGAFCVVERAAVAGRRVVLIDDVYTTGATADACARALLAAGAASVTLLCWARVLAEDD from the coding sequence ATGGGGTGGTGGGGCAAGACGTGGCGGCGAACGGGTGCGCTGGTGGTAAGCTGGGCGCTGCCGCCGCGCTGTCCGGCATGCGGGGTGGTGGTGGAGGCGGATCACCGGCTGTGCACCGCCTGTTGGTCCGGCCTGCGGTTTCTGGGCGCGCCGGCCTGTGCGGGATGCGACCGGCCGTTTTCGCATGATCGGGGCGCGGGGGCGCGGTGCGCGTCATGCATCGCCCGGCCGCCGCGGCTGGCGGGGGTGCGCGCGGTGGTGGCCTATGGGCCGGTGTCGCGGATGTTGCCGGTCAAGCTGAAGCATGGCGGGCGGATCGGGCTGGCCGAGACGATGGCGCGGTTGATGCTGGCGCGGATGCCGGCGGGGGCGGAGGTGCTGATCCCGGTGCCGCTGCATCGCTGGCGGCTATGGTCGCGCGGGTTCAACCAGGCGGCGCTGTTGGGGCAGGCGTTATCGCGGTTGACCGGGGTGGCGCACGAATCTGGTGTCCTGGTGCGGTGGCGGCGCACGCCCCTGCTGCGCGGACTGGGCGGCAAGGCACGCGCGCGGGTGACGCGCGGCGCCTTCTGCGTGGTGGAGCGCGCGGCGGTGGCCGGGCGGCGGGTGGTGCTGATCGACGATGTTTATACGACCGGAGCGACCGCGGATGCGTGCGCCCGCGCGCTGCTGGCGGCGGGCGCGGCGTCGGTGACGCTGTTGTGCTGGGCACGCGTGCTGGCAGAGGATGATTGA
- the grxC gene encoding glutaredoxin 3 — MAKVEIYTKAFCPYCTRAKSLLASKGVSPEEFDITMGGPRRAEMIQRANGRTTVPQVFIDGRHIGGSDDLAALDRQGGLDPLLAA, encoded by the coding sequence ATGGCAAAGGTCGAAATCTACACCAAGGCGTTCTGTCCCTATTGCACGCGCGCCAAGTCGCTGCTCGCCTCCAAGGGCGTCAGCCCCGAGGAGTTCGACATCACGATGGGCGGCCCGCGGCGCGCGGAGATGATCCAGCGCGCGAACGGGCGCACCACCGTGCCGCAGGTGTTCATCGACGGGCGGCATATCGGCGGCTCGGACGATCTGGCGGCGCTGGACCGGCAGGGAGGACTGGACCCGCTGCTGGCGGCATGA
- a CDS encoding carbon-nitrogen hydrolase family protein codes for MRVGVLQMTSGIDPAVNARTVAEAVAASRVEGAAMVFTPEMSGALDRDRGRAAAAIVAEDEDRVLAATREAAAKHGVWVHLGSLAVRREDGRYANRGFVIDGSGAVRARYDKMHLFDVDLPTGESWRESASYAGGEAAVAVDTPVGRLGLAICYDLRFPALFAGLAEAGATVMSVPAAFTRPTGAAHWHVLLRARAIEAGVHVVAAAQAGLHEDGRATYGHSLLVDPWGEVLLDLGEAAGLGFAEIDAARTAEVRARVPALSHRRAIPPVQVVPA; via the coding sequence ATGAGGGTCGGTGTCCTCCAGATGACGAGCGGGATCGATCCCGCCGTCAACGCGCGCACCGTGGCCGAGGCGGTGGCGGCGAGCCGGGTCGAGGGCGCCGCGATGGTGTTCACGCCGGAAATGTCGGGGGCGCTTGACCGCGATCGGGGGCGGGCCGCCGCGGCGATCGTGGCGGAGGATGAGGATCGGGTGCTGGCCGCGACGCGCGAGGCGGCGGCGAAGCACGGCGTCTGGGTGCATCTGGGATCGCTGGCGGTGCGGCGCGAGGATGGCCGCTATGCCAATCGCGGCTTCGTAATCGACGGCAGCGGTGCGGTGCGCGCGCGGTACGACAAGATGCATCTGTTCGACGTCGACCTGCCGACCGGGGAAAGCTGGCGCGAATCGGCGAGCTATGCCGGGGGCGAGGCGGCGGTTGCGGTCGATACGCCGGTCGGGCGGCTGGGGCTGGCCATCTGTTACGACCTGCGGTTTCCGGCGCTGTTCGCGGGGCTGGCGGAAGCGGGGGCGACGGTGATGAGCGTGCCCGCCGCCTTTACCCGGCCGACCGGGGCGGCGCACTGGCATGTCCTGCTCCGGGCGCGGGCGATCGAGGCGGGGGTGCATGTCGTGGCGGCGGCACAGGCCGGGCTGCACGAGGATGGCCGCGCGACCTATGGCCATTCGCTGCTGGTCGATCCCTGGGGCGAGGTGTTGCTCGATCTGGGCGAGGCGGCGGGACTGGGCTTTGCCGAGATCGACGCGGCGCGCACGGCCGAGGTGCGCGCACGCGTACCGGCCCTGTCGCATCGACGCGCGATTCCGCCGGTGCAGGTCGTGCCGGCATGA
- a CDS encoding sensor histidine kinase, which translates to MHQIAAANRAIQQARTVLPNPDDTDRRSLLSVSAQAALQQGDVARAGQLIGESFAGVDLSRTTIVQREAHQTAFETYRALGEAERALAHLVALKRLDDEATKLATTTSTALMGARFDFANQELRIATLKANDLQRKVLFERAQARTQRWILIGTVAATAIIIALLGIWLFTLQRSRNAIRAANDDLAETNAALGKALAAKTEFLATTSHEIRTPLNGILGMTEVMLTDRGLSADLRDRLGVVHGAGITMRALVDDILDVAKMETGRLTIEQAPYDLEATIRDASRLWEEQAAAKGLSFALALGECPRWVQGDAARVRQIVFNLLSNAMKFTQAGSVGLSGWCEGEMLHIRVRDTGIGIPPDKLEDIFESFRQADASTTRRFGGTGLGLAICRNLARAMGGDVAVASRVGEGADFTLTLPLVRAAAPDAVEIPDERVLLVVDRNPIQRAMWRSLFAAHGAVAFAASAEDAATRMAQGHVAAVLVDEASVRDEGAVEAIAAAARGGPPVALLWPAPDPERIAAWKAAGITQVIAKPVAGAAVVAALFGPSRHGEQVLVSQAA; encoded by the coding sequence GTGCATCAGATTGCCGCTGCCAATCGTGCAATCCAGCAGGCACGTACGGTGCTCCCCAATCCGGACGACACCGATCGGCGGTCGTTGCTCAGCGTGTCGGCGCAGGCGGCGTTGCAGCAGGGGGACGTAGCGCGGGCCGGGCAACTGATCGGGGAGAGTTTCGCGGGCGTCGACCTGAGCAGGACCACGATCGTGCAGCGCGAGGCGCATCAGACGGCGTTCGAGACCTATCGCGCGCTGGGGGAGGCGGAGCGGGCGCTGGCGCATCTGGTGGCACTGAAGCGGCTGGACGACGAGGCGACGAAGCTGGCGACGACGACGAGCACGGCGCTGATGGGCGCGCGGTTCGACTTCGCGAACCAGGAACTCCGCATCGCCACGCTGAAGGCCAACGACCTTCAGCGCAAGGTCCTGTTCGAGCGGGCACAGGCGCGGACGCAGCGATGGATCTTGATCGGCACGGTGGCGGCGACCGCGATCATCATCGCGCTGCTCGGCATCTGGCTGTTCACCCTGCAACGCAGCCGCAATGCGATCCGGGCGGCCAACGACGACCTGGCGGAGACGAACGCGGCGCTGGGCAAGGCGCTGGCCGCCAAGACCGAGTTCCTGGCGACCACCAGCCATGAAATCCGCACGCCCCTGAACGGCATATTGGGCATGACCGAGGTGATGCTGACCGACCGTGGCCTGTCGGCCGACCTGCGCGATCGGCTGGGGGTGGTGCATGGGGCGGGGATCACGATGCGCGCGCTGGTGGACGATATCCTGGACGTGGCGAAGATGGAGACGGGGCGGCTGACGATCGAGCAGGCGCCGTACGATCTGGAAGCGACGATCCGCGATGCCAGCCGGTTGTGGGAAGAACAGGCGGCGGCCAAGGGTTTGTCCTTCGCGCTGGCGCTGGGCGAATGTCCGCGCTGGGTGCAGGGCGATGCCGCGCGCGTCCGCCAGATCGTGTTCAACCTGCTGTCCAATGCGATGAAGTTCACCCAGGCGGGATCGGTCGGCCTGTCCGGCTGGTGCGAAGGGGAGATGCTCCACATCCGGGTGCGCGATACCGGCATCGGCATCCCGCCCGACAAGCTGGAGGATATCTTCGAATCGTTCCGGCAGGCGGATGCCAGCACGACGCGGCGGTTCGGTGGCACCGGCCTGGGACTGGCCATCTGCCGCAATCTGGCGCGGGCGATGGGGGGCGATGTCGCGGTGGCGAGTCGGGTCGGCGAAGGCGCCGATTTCACGCTGACCCTGCCGCTGGTGCGCGCCGCGGCGCCGGATGCGGTGGAAATTCCGGATGAGCGCGTGCTGCTGGTGGTCGATCGCAACCCCATCCAGCGCGCGATGTGGCGCAGCCTGTTCGCGGCGCACGGCGCGGTCGCCTTTGCCGCATCGGCGGAGGACGCGGCGACGCGGATGGCGCAGGGCCATGTCGCCGCCGTGCTGGTAGACGAGGCCAGCGTGCGCGACGAAGGCGCGGTGGAGGCGATCGCGGCCGCCGCGCGGGGCGGACCGCCCGTGGCCCTGTTGTGGCCGGCCCCCGATCCCGAGCGGATCGCCGCCTGGAAAGCGGCTGGCATAACGCAGGTGATAGCAAAGCCGGTGGCCGGCGCCGCGGTGGTCGCCGCGTTGTTCGGTCCGTCGCGTCACGGTGAGCAAGTGCTTGTCTCGCAAGCGGCTTAG
- a CDS encoding DUF2945 domain-containing protein yields MTDFKKGDEVTWKSHGGTAHGTVEKKVTNDTKIKGHQVRASKDEPQYIVESDNGGKAAHKAGALHKA; encoded by the coding sequence ATGACCGATTTCAAGAAGGGCGACGAAGTGACCTGGAAGAGCCATGGCGGCACCGCACATGGCACCGTCGAGAAGAAGGTCACCAACGATACCAAGATCAAGGGCCATCAGGTCCGCGCGTCCAAGGACGAGCCGCAGTACATTGTAGAGAGTGACAATGGCGGAAAGGCGGCGCACAAGGCGGGGGCGCTCCATAAGGCGTGA
- a CDS encoding DUF1178 family protein — MIVFDLRCGGGHVFEAWFGSSADYAAQREAGQVRCPMCDDATIEKAVMAPQIAAKGNQRQEPSRNPPSPDTVKAALKMLADAQAKALESSTWVGSAFAEKARAIHAGEAAETVIHGQASLAEARALIDEGVPIAPLPLPVAPPKQLN; from the coding sequence ATGATCGTGTTCGACCTGCGCTGCGGCGGCGGCCATGTCTTCGAGGCGTGGTTCGGATCGTCGGCGGATTATGCCGCGCAGCGCGAGGCGGGGCAGGTGCGCTGCCCCATGTGCGACGATGCGACGATCGAAAAGGCGGTGATGGCCCCGCAGATCGCCGCCAAGGGCAACCAGCGCCAGGAGCCGTCCCGGAACCCGCCTTCGCCGGACACGGTGAAGGCGGCGCTGAAGATGCTGGCGGATGCACAGGCCAAGGCGCTGGAATCCTCGACCTGGGTGGGTAGCGCCTTTGCCGAAAAGGCGCGGGCGATCCATGCCGGCGAGGCGGCCGAAACGGTGATCCATGGACAGGCCAGCCTGGCGGAAGCCCGGGCGCTGATTGACGAGGGTGTGCCGATCGCGCCGCTGCCCCTGCCGGTGGCGCCGCCCAAGCAGTTGAACTGA
- a CDS encoding VOC family protein: MFSHVILGADDIAEAKRFYDAVLGVLGVPEGVVDEWGRVFYAHAGGRFGITRPINGEPASFGNGSTLGFLAASPEQADAWQAAGVAHGGTAIEDPPGVRHATGGRLLYLAYLRDPWGNKLCALHRIG; encoded by the coding sequence ATGTTCAGCCATGTGATTCTGGGTGCGGACGATATCGCCGAGGCCAAACGCTTCTACGACGCGGTGCTGGGCGTGCTCGGCGTGCCCGAGGGCGTGGTCGATGAATGGGGCAGGGTGTTCTATGCCCATGCCGGCGGACGCTTCGGCATCACCCGGCCGATCAACGGCGAGCCCGCCAGTTTCGGTAATGGCAGTACGCTGGGCTTCCTCGCCGCGTCGCCCGAGCAGGCCGATGCATGGCAGGCGGCCGGCGTCGCGCATGGCGGCACCGCGATCGAGGATCCGCCGGGCGTGCGCCATGCGACGGGCGGGCGCCTGCTGTACCTCGCCTATCTGCGCGATCCATGGGGCAACAAGCTCTGCGCGCTGCACCGCATCGGATGA
- a CDS encoding response regulator: MNVLFIEDDRMNRRVVRDMLDVAGASMTEAEDAERGLALIDAQDFQVVLIDLRMPGMDGITAIRHIRARGDARGQVPIIVVTADTAIDLRARCIDAGADEVIFKPVAMDQLFDAMGRILARDAGGMIL; encoded by the coding sequence ATGAACGTGCTCTTCATCGAGGATGACCGCATGAACCGGCGCGTGGTTCGCGACATGCTGGATGTAGCTGGGGCGAGCATGACCGAGGCGGAGGATGCCGAGCGCGGACTGGCCCTGATCGATGCGCAGGATTTCCAGGTGGTGCTGATCGACCTGCGCATGCCCGGCATGGACGGGATCACCGCGATCCGCCACATCCGCGCACGCGGCGACGCGCGCGGGCAGGTGCCGATCATCGTCGTCACCGCCGACACCGCGATCGACCTGCGCGCGCGCTGCATCGATGCGGGCGCGGACGAGGTGATCTTCAAGCCGGTGGCGATGGATCAGTTGTTCGACGCGATGGGCCGTATCCTGGCGCGCGACGCGGGCGGGATGATCCTCTGA
- a CDS encoding SWIB/MDM2 domain-containing protein: MATAKQEAGAKKAATKQTNEGTGIHAPVQPSEELGAIVGNDKLPRSQVISKVWDYIKSNNLQNPENKREILADDNLKKVFGKDKATMFEMNKFISAHLKK, from the coding sequence ATGGCCACTGCCAAGCAGGAAGCCGGCGCCAAGAAGGCCGCGACGAAGCAGACCAACGAGGGCACGGGCATCCACGCCCCGGTCCAGCCGTCCGAGGAACTGGGCGCCATTGTCGGCAACGACAAGCTGCCGCGCAGCCAGGTGATCAGCAAGGTCTGGGACTATATCAAGTCCAACAACCTGCAGAATCCTGAGAACAAGCGCGAGATCCTCGCCGACGACAACCTCAAGAAGGTGTTCGGCAAGGACAAGGCGACGATGTTCGAGATGAACAAGTTCATCTCCGCCCATCTGAAGAAGTAA
- a CDS encoding EAL domain-containing protein, which translates to MKRSPSSLSRLDPASIPLEDQGEIGFPPVGAGKRFQFLILVEIVNFAILRRHVGRQRCDVLMADVAERALLAIDGAQVRVLGPAQVEIVAFGADRDVLAAMLDVLTALFDSPVDIDGEQYALDVALGATAASMPHHDDVRMIEEAEQALADARIERRPVERDLPVETARIDRIALARDLHVAIGRSDELFLQYQPKVHVRRQQIASVEALIRWRHPTRGLVLPGDFIPIAEDSRDIVALTLWTLRQVITDQKTMAARGYDVPVFINIAGVLLSDTRFVAEACTLVQHGGAKIGFEITETSVIRDPESAIANLKIFAEIGIDVAIDDYGAGLSSLAYLKQLPACELKIDKLFVTQLTSSNRDPLIVRSTIDLAHALEMEVVAEGVETQAALALLTVMGCDMVQGFLISRPIGLDALLQFFDEGRHLAATSEARVPFARFSGVQRG; encoded by the coding sequence GTGAAGCGCAGCCCGTCCTCCCTGTCCCGGCTCGATCCGGCGTCGATCCCGCTCGAAGATCAGGGGGAAATCGGCTTTCCCCCTGTCGGAGCGGGCAAGCGATTCCAGTTCCTGATCCTGGTCGAGATCGTTAACTTCGCCATTTTGCGCCGCCATGTCGGACGCCAGCGGTGCGATGTCCTGATGGCCGATGTCGCCGAACGGGCGTTGCTGGCGATCGATGGCGCCCAGGTGCGTGTGCTGGGGCCGGCGCAAGTGGAGATCGTCGCGTTCGGCGCGGACCGCGACGTGCTGGCCGCCATGCTGGACGTGCTGACCGCGCTGTTCGATTCGCCCGTGGACATCGATGGCGAGCAATATGCGCTGGATGTGGCACTGGGAGCCACCGCAGCCTCCATGCCGCACCATGACGATGTGCGGATGATCGAGGAGGCCGAGCAGGCGCTGGCCGATGCCCGAATCGAGCGGCGCCCGGTGGAGCGCGACCTGCCGGTGGAAACGGCGCGGATCGACCGGATCGCCCTAGCGCGCGACCTGCATGTCGCCATCGGCCGGTCGGACGAATTGTTTCTGCAATATCAGCCCAAGGTTCATGTCCGGCGCCAGCAGATCGCCAGTGTCGAGGCATTGATCCGGTGGCGGCATCCGACGCGCGGTCTGGTGCTGCCGGGCGACTTCATTCCCATTGCCGAAGACTCGCGCGACATCGTCGCTCTGACGCTGTGGACGCTGCGCCAGGTCATCACCGATCAAAAAACGATGGCGGCACGCGGCTATGACGTGCCGGTCTTCATCAATATCGCGGGCGTGTTGCTGAGCGATACGCGCTTCGTAGCCGAAGCCTGCACCCTGGTGCAGCATGGCGGCGCGAAGATCGGATTCGAGATCACCGAAACCTCGGTGATCCGCGATCCGGAAAGCGCGATCGCCAATCTGAAGATCTTTGCCGAGATCGGCATCGATGTCGCGATCGACGATTACGGCGCGGGGCTGTCGTCGCTGGCCTATCTGAAGCAGTTGCCGGCGTGCGAGTTGAAGATCGACAAGCTGTTCGTCACGCAACTGACCAGTTCCAACCGCGATCCGCTGATCGTGCGGTCGACCATCGATCTGGCGCATGCGCTGGAGATGGAGGTGGTGGCCGAGGGCGTGGAGACGCAGGCGGCACTTGCGTTGCTGACCGTGATGGGGTGCGACATGGTGCAGGGGTTCCTGATCAGTCGCCCGATCGGATTGGATGCCTTGCTGCAATTCTTCGACGAGGGGCGGCATCTTGCGGCCACATCCGAAGCGCGTGTGCCATTTGCCCGCTTTTCCGGGGTGCAGCGTGGCTAA
- the argE gene encoding acetylornithine deacetylase, translating to MTPDTLAAEATAILSDLIAIDTTSRESNLALIDYVEDRLAPLGVTGRRVGNADGSKANYYATLGPVVEGGVVLSGHSDVVPVDGQPWTSDPWVLTQRGDRLFGRGTCDMKGYLALALATAPLAMRRDLQRPVHLAFSYDEEVGCLGAPAMIGEIARTLPRPAAVVVGEPTNMEVVAGHKGIATWVVAVTGHEAHSSLTHLGISANMVAVRLMQRLADLAERLATQGDPDGPFCPHHATLTIGQVEGGTAVNILARECRFAFDLRTIPGQDPEAILAPFLRACAEADASLRARFPGAGVEVVRRSLTPSFAPEQNGAAETLARRLAGDNGPVRAVPYAAEAGQFQQAGFSTIICGPGSIEQAHQPDEYIEIDQMQRGAAFMLRLIDALRA from the coding sequence ATGACCCCAGACACGCTTGCCGCCGAAGCCACCGCGATCCTGTCCGATCTGATCGCGATCGACACCACCTCGCGCGAGTCGAACCTCGCGTTGATCGACTATGTGGAGGATCGGCTGGCGCCGCTCGGCGTGACGGGACGGCGGGTCGGCAACGCCGATGGCTCAAAGGCGAATTACTATGCCACGCTGGGGCCCGTCGTGGAGGGCGGGGTCGTGCTGTCGGGGCATAGCGATGTGGTGCCGGTCGACGGCCAGCCATGGACGAGCGACCCCTGGGTGCTGACGCAGCGGGGCGACCGCCTGTTCGGGCGGGGTACGTGCGACATGAAGGGATATCTGGCGCTGGCGCTGGCCACCGCACCGCTCGCCATGCGGCGCGATTTGCAACGCCCGGTGCATTTGGCCTTTTCCTATGACGAGGAGGTGGGGTGCCTGGGGGCGCCGGCGATGATCGGGGAGATCGCGCGGACGCTGCCCCGACCGGCGGCGGTGGTGGTGGGGGAGCCGACGAACATGGAGGTGGTCGCCGGGCACAAGGGGATCGCGACGTGGGTGGTGGCCGTCACCGGTCATGAGGCGCATTCGAGCCTGACTCACCTGGGAATTTCGGCGAACATGGTGGCGGTGCGCCTGATGCAGCGGCTGGCGGATCTGGCGGAGCGACTGGCGACCCAGGGCGATCCTGACGGACCATTTTGTCCCCATCATGCCACCCTGACCATCGGACAGGTGGAGGGGGGAACGGCGGTCAACATCCTGGCGCGCGAATGTCGCTTCGCCTTCGATCTGCGCACGATACCGGGGCAGGATCCGGAGGCGATCCTGGCGCCCTTCCTGCGAGCCTGCGCGGAGGCAGACGCGTCGCTGCGCGCGCGCTTTCCAGGGGCAGGCGTGGAGGTGGTGCGCCGATCCCTGACGCCGAGCTTCGCGCCCGAGCAGAACGGCGCCGCCGAGACGCTGGCACGCCGCTTGGCAGGCGATAACGGACCGGTGCGGGCGGTACCCTATGCCGCGGAGGCGGGGCAGTTCCAGCAGGCGGGATTTTCAACGATCATCTGCGGCCCGGGCTCGATCGAGCAGGCGCATCAGCCGGACGAATATATCGAGATCGATCAGATGCAGCGAGGCGCGGCGTTCATGCTGCGCCTGATCGACGCGCTGCGCGCCTGA
- a CDS encoding S-(hydroxymethyl)glutathione dehydrogenase/class III alcohol dehydrogenase, translated as MKTRAAVAFEAKKPLEIVELDLEGPRAGEVLVEIMATGICHTDAYTLDGLDSEGLFPSVLGHEGAGIVREVGAGVTSVAPGDHVIPLYTPECRQCKSCLSGKTNLCTAIRATQGKGLMPDGTTRFSYKGQPIFHYMGCSTFSNFTVLPEIAVAKIREDAPFQTSCYIGCGVTTGVGAVTNTAKVQVGDNVVVFGLGGIGLNVIQGARMVGANRIIGVDLNPERESWGRQFGMTDFIDARGLSREEMVAAVAALTDGGADYTFDCTGNTEVMRTALECCHRGWGTSIVIGVAEAGKEISTRPFQLVTGRNWRGTAFGGAKGRTDVPKIVDWYMNGKIAIDPMITHVLSLEEINKGFDLMHAGESIRSVVVY; from the coding sequence ATGAAGACCCGTGCCGCCGTTGCATTCGAGGCCAAGAAGCCGCTGGAGATCGTGGAACTGGACCTGGAGGGTCCGCGCGCGGGCGAGGTGCTGGTCGAGATCATGGCGACGGGCATCTGCCACACCGATGCCTATACGCTGGACGGGCTGGACAGCGAGGGGTTGTTCCCGAGCGTGCTGGGCCATGAAGGCGCCGGCATCGTGCGCGAGGTGGGTGCGGGCGTGACCAGCGTGGCGCCGGGCGACCATGTCATCCCGCTCTACACGCCCGAATGCCGCCAGTGTAAGTCGTGCCTGTCGGGCAAGACCAACCTGTGCACCGCGATCCGCGCCACGCAAGGGAAAGGCCTGATGCCCGACGGCACCACCCGCTTCAGCTACAAGGGCCAGCCGATCTTTCATTACATGGGCTGTTCGACCTTCTCGAACTTCACCGTGCTGCCCGAGATCGCAGTGGCCAAGATCCGGGAGGACGCGCCGTTCCAGACGAGCTGCTACATCGGATGCGGCGTGACGACGGGCGTGGGCGCGGTCACCAACACTGCCAAGGTGCAGGTGGGTGACAATGTCGTTGTCTTCGGGCTGGGCGGCATCGGCCTGAACGTCATCCAGGGCGCGCGGATGGTGGGGGCGAACCGCATCATCGGCGTTGACCTGAACCCGGAGCGCGAAAGCTGGGGCCGCCAGTTCGGCATGACCGACTTCATCGATGCGCGGGGGCTGAGCCGTGAGGAGATGGTCGCCGCCGTCGCCGCGCTGACCGATGGCGGGGCGGACTATACGTTCGACTGCACCGGCAATACCGAGGTGATGCGCACCGCACTGGAATGCTGTCACCGCGGCTGGGGCACGTCGATCGTGATCGGCGTGGCCGAGGCGGGCAAGGAAATCTCCACGCGTCCCTTCCAGCTGGTTACCGGGCGCAACTGGCGCGGTACCGCGTTCGGCGGCGCCAAGGGGCGCACCGACGTGCCCAAGATCGTCGACTGGTACATGAACGGCAAGATCGCGATCGACCCGATGATCACCCATGTGCTGAGTCTGGAGGAGATCAACAAGGGCTTCGACCTGATGCATGCGGGCGAGTCGATCCGCTCGGTGGTGGTCTACTGA